From Chloroflexota bacterium, a single genomic window includes:
- a CDS encoding amidohydrolase family protein, producing the protein MKWPPGSGTTGSLTRREFLGLGALGVGALLGATVAGCQEAVLDSLAPPESWDYAFVQVQVVPMDVDALLSDQTVVTANGRIVAMGPSSAITLPAHVRQIDGRGRYLMPGLADMHVHLAGPFGAYGIRDPLNPETIAMAEDDLLLYAANGVTTIRNMFGIPFHAGLKRRIVDEDLLAPTLYTSGPRIATGSWHPSLVLATPEEADREVRAQRLAGYDFVKVGSESPVEIYDAIMNTAAEIGIPVIGHVNWRVGVAGVIAAGQSSIEHLDGYLYAARANERATIGADRPCLWADRADTAKIDGLVAQTAAAGAWNCPTLSTNNRPLAQSDVDAFARRFEVSLVPPDTRSAWAHLTGSIPDRNPQQERCYALHQSIVRALSDADAPLLVGTDGWGYFMIPGFAIHEELWSFVDAGLTPFQALRAATSESGRYLREALGIDEVVGVVRLGAQADLLLLNSNPLIDVANVADRAGVMLRGRWVPETEIADRLDALAAAYDAQEAA; encoded by the coding sequence ATGAAGTGGCCACCGGGATCCGGCACGACCGGCAGTCTGACGCGCCGCGAATTCCTCGGACTTGGGGCGCTTGGCGTCGGAGCGCTGCTTGGCGCCACCGTCGCCGGCTGCCAAGAAGCCGTGCTGGACTCACTCGCACCGCCGGAGTCGTGGGACTACGCCTTTGTGCAGGTTCAGGTGGTGCCCATGGACGTCGACGCCCTGCTTTCTGACCAGACCGTCGTGACGGCTAACGGGCGCATAGTGGCGATGGGACCGTCCAGCGCGATCACTCTTCCAGCCCACGTCAGGCAGATCGACGGCCGTGGGCGCTACCTCATGCCGGGATTGGCGGACATGCACGTGCACCTCGCCGGGCCATTCGGTGCCTACGGAATCCGTGATCCGCTCAACCCCGAAACGATAGCCATGGCTGAAGACGACCTGTTGCTTTACGCCGCCAACGGAGTAACCACGATTCGCAACATGTTCGGCATTCCGTTTCACGCCGGCCTCAAGCGGCGCATTGTCGATGAGGACCTGTTGGCTCCCACGCTGTACACCTCGGGACCGCGCATCGCGACCGGCAGCTGGCATCCGTCCCTAGTGCTCGCAACGCCTGAAGAGGCTGACCGGGAAGTCCGGGCCCAGCGGCTGGCCGGCTACGACTTTGTGAAGGTCGGCTCGGAGTCGCCCGTGGAGATCTACGACGCCATCATGAACACAGCCGCGGAGATTGGCATTCCGGTCATTGGACACGTCAATTGGCGCGTGGGCGTGGCTGGAGTCATTGCAGCCGGCCAGTCCAGCATCGAGCATCTGGATGGCTACCTCTACGCGGCCCGCGCCAACGAGCGCGCCACGATCGGCGCCGATCGCCCGTGCTTGTGGGCGGACCGGGCCGATACAGCAAAGATCGATGGCCTTGTGGCACAAACCGCTGCCGCCGGGGCGTGGAATTGCCCCACGCTCTCGACGAACAACCGGCCCCTCGCTCAAAGCGACGTCGACGCCTTCGCGCGGCGATTCGAAGTGAGTCTAGTCCCGCCCGACACTCGCTCGGCCTGGGCGCACCTAACCGGGTCGATCCCCGATCGAAACCCGCAGCAGGAACGCTGCTACGCCCTGCACCAGTCCATCGTCAGGGCCCTCAGCGACGCCGATGCGCCGCTCCTCGTGGGCACGGACGGCTGGGGCTACTTCATGATTCCTGGCTTCGCGATCCATGAGGAACTCTGGAGTTTCGTCGATGCCGGACTGACGCCGTTCCAGGCATTGCGGGCCGCAACGAGCGAGTCTGGGCGATATCTCCGGGAGGCACTTGGCATCGACGAGGTTGTTGGCGTGGTGAGGCTGGGCGCGCAGGCGGATCTGCTCCTGCTCAACTCGAATCCCCTCATCGACGTGGCGAATGTTGCAGACCGTGCGGGGGTGATGCTACGCGGGCGGTGGGTGCCTGAAACTGAGATCGCTGATCGACTAGACGCCCTAGCCGCTGCGTACGATGCCCAGGAGGCGGCCTGA
- a CDS encoding class I SAM-dependent methyltransferase: protein MSPPEQYEEEAGYWLRELRARLAPGRRRILDLGTGGGHHLHRLTDDFDADAVDLSQAMLAHSQRLNPSVRHHVADMRTVRLGEVFDAVLIHDAIDYMTTEADLLAVFASARAHLHPGGLLLAAPDNYAETFKAPGVCCETNRDAETELTWVEYSVDLDPSDTTIETTYVFFIKRGGELRVEVDGHTTGLFPIATWERLLTETGFEVERIDYPVSKDGRPMFLWVGRLHAQLSHSF from the coding sequence GTGAGCCCTCCCGAGCAATATGAGGAAGAGGCTGGCTACTGGCTGCGCGAGCTTCGGGCGCGATTGGCGCCGGGCAGGCGACGCATACTTGACTTAGGCACCGGCGGCGGCCACCACCTCCACCGCCTGACCGACGACTTTGACGCCGACGCCGTCGATCTATCGCAGGCGATGCTAGCGCACTCGCAGCGGCTGAATCCCAGCGTCCGCCACCACGTGGCGGACATGCGGACCGTCCGCCTCGGCGAGGTGTTCGACGCCGTGCTTATCCACGATGCCATCGACTACATGACAACCGAAGCCGACTTGCTTGCGGTCTTCGCTTCCGCTCGTGCTCACCTACACCCCGGCGGTCTGCTGCTCGCGGCACCTGACAACTACGCGGAGACGTTCAAGGCACCAGGCGTTTGCTGCGAGACCAACCGCGACGCTGAGACCGAACTCACGTGGGTCGAATACTCGGTAGACCTCGACCCCAGTGACACGACTATTGAGACGACCTACGTGTTCTTCATCAAGCGGGGTGGCGAGCTCCGGGTGGAGGTGGACGGCCACACGACCGGTCTGTTCCCCATCGCCACGTGGGAACGCTTGCTGACTGAGACCGGTTTCGAGGTGGAGCGGATCGACTATCCCGTCAGCAAGGATGGTCGTCCCATGTTTCTCTGGGTGGGTCGGCTACATGCCCAACTGTCGCATTCCTTCTGA